One Bacteroidota bacterium genomic region harbors:
- a CDS encoding T9SS type A sorting domain-containing protein, protein MTRYFRHCLIDTPSGNLVGTLTAGTGNKLVGNGKYVTHSSASNSSTQVWSFNWTAPAAGTGSVTFYGAFTVSKPVTKLSTLVIPEDLSTSIRENEILHFGYYPNPASENLTFDYSISSAATVRIELYNMAGQQCAILMDEHQGAGHYSKTVQLPGVLRNGIYILKYIIGENTVVDKLIVQR, encoded by the coding sequence ATGACCAGATATTTTAGGCACTGTCTGATCGATACACCTTCCGGAAACCTGGTGGGAACCTTAACAGCCGGAACCGGAAATAAACTGGTCGGTAATGGTAAATATGTCACCCACTCGTCTGCCAGCAACTCAAGTACACAAGTGTGGTCATTTAACTGGACGGCCCCTGCCGCAGGAACAGGAAGCGTCACCTTTTATGGTGCATTTACGGTCAGTAAACCGGTCACCAAACTATCCACCCTGGTTATCCCCGAGGATCTTTCAACATCAATCAGAGAAAATGAAATTTTACATTTTGGCTACTATCCAAATCCTGCCAGTGAAAATCTGACTTTTGACTATTCCATTTCAAGTGCTGCCACAGTCAGAATTGAACTGTATAACATGGCTGGTCAACAGTGTGCGATTTTAATGGATGAACACCAGGGTGCTGGTCATTATTCCAAAACGGTTCAGTTGCCAGGTGTCCTCAGGAATGGGATCTATATTCTGAAATATATCATTGGTGAAAATACGGTTGTCGACAAGCTGATCGTTCAGCGATAA
- a CDS encoding NapC/NirT family cytochrome c: MKLPRSLNNWTSLIGVTVALVALFMIVFLFVISVFLKQGSSYLGLFIYIILPVFLIAGLLLIPVGMIRTIRKDKRDKKVEEPKWPVIDFNNYRQRNAFMLFGVGSMIFLLLSAVGSYEAFHFTESVEFCGKLCHKVMNPEYTAYQNSAHARVACVECHVGSGANWYVKSKLSGLYQVYAATFNTYPRPIPTPISSLRPARETCEKCHWPQKFYANQDIIEKHFLSDGNVEWDINLRMKVGPQYSALGLKEGIHWHINPNIKIEYKAGTKDRESIPWVKYTNLKTGEVYVYNTQDKEFTDEQLNEMETRVMDCMDCHNRPSHDYQTPQYFIDNGMTSGIIPKDLPDMKFVAMEALNDKFSTTDSAVQFIRNEVNKYYQDSYPEIVATDSGKALVDKAIEGIITQFERNVFPEMNVRWNAYPNHIGHIEFTGCFRCHDNLHTSDKGHIISKDCNLCHSIVAQGEPGNLEVGTVTTSLEFKHPVDIGDEWKSTLCVECHKELYP; the protein is encoded by the coding sequence ATGAAACTCCCGCGTTCCTTAAACAACTGGACCTCTCTGATAGGAGTTACAGTTGCTCTTGTAGCCCTTTTCATGATCGTCTTTTTATTCGTTATCTCCGTCTTCCTCAAACAGGGTAGCTCTTACCTTGGTCTGTTTATTTATATTATTTTACCGGTTTTTCTGATAGCAGGATTGTTGCTAATCCCGGTTGGAATGATCCGTACAATACGGAAGGATAAGAGGGACAAAAAAGTTGAAGAGCCGAAGTGGCCTGTAATCGACTTCAATAATTACCGGCAGCGCAATGCTTTTATGCTATTTGGCGTCGGTTCCATGATTTTTCTTCTGCTTTCTGCTGTGGGCAGCTATGAAGCATTTCATTTTACCGAATCGGTTGAGTTTTGCGGGAAACTCTGCCATAAGGTGATGAACCCAGAATATACAGCTTACCAGAATTCAGCTCATGCACGTGTAGCCTGTGTGGAATGTCATGTCGGTTCGGGCGCTAACTGGTATGTAAAATCAAAACTTTCTGGTTTATATCAGGTCTATGCGGCCACATTCAATACCTATCCACGACCTATTCCAACTCCTATTTCCAGCCTGCGCCCGGCCAGAGAAACGTGTGAAAAGTGCCACTGGCCCCAGAAATTCTATGCAAATCAGGACATTATTGAAAAACATTTTCTCAGTGATGGCAATGTGGAATGGGATATTAACCTGCGGATGAAGGTCGGCCCGCAATACAGCGCACTCGGACTCAAGGAAGGTATTCACTGGCATATCAATCCAAACATAAAAATTGAATATAAGGCCGGAACAAAAGACCGCGAGTCTATTCCCTGGGTAAAGTACACTAATCTTAAAACTGGTGAAGTCTATGTTTATAACACTCAGGATAAAGAGTTTACCGATGAACAACTGAATGAAATGGAAACGCGGGTGATGGACTGCATGGACTGCCATAACCGTCCGTCACATGATTATCAGACACCGCAGTATTTTATCGACAACGGCATGACTTCCGGTATTATTCCCAAGGATCTTCCGGATATGAAATTCGTCGCTATGGAGGCCCTTAATGATAAATTCTCTACTACCGACAGTGCAGTCCAGTTTATCCGGAATGAAGTGAATAAATATTATCAGGATTCATATCCTGAAATTGTTGCGACTGATTCAGGTAAAGCGCTTGTTGATAAGGCCATTGAGGGTATTATCACACAATTTGAAAGGAATGTTTTCCCTGAAATGAATGTCAGATGGAATGCCTATCCCAACCATATCGGCCATATTGAATTCACTGGCTGTTTCCGATGTCATGATAACCTTCATACCAGTGATAAGGGACATATTATTTCCAAGGATTGTAATCTGTGCCACTCGATTGTGGCTCAGGGTGAACCCGGCAACCTTGAAGTTGGTACAGTCACAACTTCGCTTGAGTTTAAACATCCGGTCGATATCGGTGATGAGTGGAAGTCAACCTTATGCGTCGAATGCCATAAAGAGTTATATCCTTAG